A part of Haloarchaeobius sp. HME9146 genomic DNA contains:
- a CDS encoding methylglyoxal synthase codes for MRLALIAHDEKKPDLIDFASSRSDDLARFDLMATGTTGKRLMEATGLDIERKQSGPIGGDLQIGAEIADDDCEGVIFLRDPLTAQPHEPDVAALLRICDVHEVPLATNLASADAVLDELVERLESQAE; via the coding sequence ATGCGACTCGCGCTCATCGCCCACGACGAGAAGAAGCCAGACCTCATCGACTTCGCGAGCAGCCGGAGTGACGACCTCGCCCGCTTCGACCTGATGGCCACCGGAACCACCGGCAAGCGGCTCATGGAGGCGACCGGTCTCGACATCGAGCGCAAGCAGTCGGGTCCCATCGGCGGCGACCTGCAGATCGGGGCCGAGATTGCCGACGACGACTGCGAGGGTGTCATCTTCCTGCGCGACCCGCTCACGGCACAGCCCCACGAGCCCGACGTGGCGGCCCTGCTCCGCATCTGTGACGTACACGAGGTCCCGCTGGCGACGAACCTCGCGAGTGCCGACGCCGTGCTGGACGAGCTGGTCGAGCGGCTGGAATCGCAGGCGGAGTGA
- a CDS encoding DUF371 domain-containing protein: MQEVIHARGHENVSAEHTSTFEVTTDDYLTPAGDCILAIDADRSPADFDPEFVEACQTQGSRITFTIEADGYSDSVTGLGHPSLEFTNDRSMVGRTSDYVDDRTIMLAAPFAAEGFDRDLVAALAEGAEVTVTLEVDA, from the coding sequence ATGCAAGAGGTCATCCACGCCCGCGGCCACGAGAACGTCTCCGCCGAGCACACGAGCACGTTCGAAGTGACCACGGACGACTATCTCACCCCGGCCGGCGACTGCATCCTCGCCATCGACGCCGACCGCAGCCCCGCCGACTTCGACCCCGAGTTCGTCGAGGCGTGCCAGACACAGGGCTCGCGTATCACCTTCACCATCGAAGCCGACGGCTACTCGGACTCCGTGACCGGCCTCGGCCACCCCTCGCTCGAGTTCACCAACGACCGGAGCATGGTCGGGCGTACCTCCGACTACGTCGACGACCGGACCATCATGCTCGCCGCCCCGTTCGCCGCCGAGGGTTTCGACCGCGACCTGGTCGCTGCGCTGGCCGAGGGAGCCGAGGTGACGGTGACGCTCGAAGTCGACGCCTGA
- a CDS encoding DUF1328 domain-containing protein, which yields MTLASLAATTAGDLLPLLFSGDFLYYGVVFFIVAIVAGVVGMQGVAGISMRIAKILVGVFLILAILSVLL from the coding sequence ATGACGCTCGCATCGCTCGCAGCCACGACCGCCGGGGACCTGCTCCCACTGCTGTTCTCGGGAGACTTCCTCTACTACGGCGTGGTGTTCTTCATCGTGGCGATCGTCGCCGGCGTCGTCGGGATGCAGGGAGTCGCCGGAATCTCGATGCGGATCGCCAAGATACTCGTCGGCGTGTTCCTCATCCTCGCGATACTCTCGGTGCTCCTGTAG
- a CDS encoding EamA family transporter, which translates to MLNSPVSWAVLAMLAWGLWAVVADLATQTVSPTVAMVVSYLVGAGLALGYVFTQPESIEYTRDGLVTAGVAGVFAGLGAVAFYAGLARGSTSVVTTVSALYFVVAAAIGIAVLDEPVTVHRIAGIGFAVVAVVLLAR; encoded by the coding sequence ATGCTCAACTCTCCCGTCTCGTGGGCGGTGCTGGCAATGCTCGCCTGGGGGCTCTGGGCCGTCGTCGCCGACCTCGCGACCCAGACCGTCTCTCCGACCGTCGCGATGGTCGTCTCCTACCTCGTCGGTGCCGGCCTCGCCCTGGGGTACGTGTTCACTCAGCCGGAGAGCATCGAGTACACCCGTGACGGGCTGGTCACCGCGGGAGTCGCCGGGGTGTTCGCCGGGCTCGGTGCGGTCGCGTTCTACGCCGGGCTCGCCCGCGGTTCGACCAGCGTGGTCACCACCGTCTCCGCGCTCTACTTCGTCGTCGCAGCAGCCATCGGCATCGCGGTCCTCGACGAGCCGGTGACCGTCCATCGCATCGCCGGCATCGGGTTCGCGGTCGTCGCGGTCGTCCTGCTGGCGCGGTAA
- the nth gene encoding endonuclease III, whose product MPDDEPTENISGGPGGGGIAAEFQPGEGATPAEAVVDRLGEMYWQKAYGGQDAFECLVRTILSQNTSDKASQPAHDQLMARYGPEDELAETLVDVSQDDLAETISAAGLYNQKSTVIQRAAEWVLDEFGSTTAFDEYVRDGNPDDVRGTLLGVKGVGPKTADCVLLFSGGRGGVFPVDTHVHRIARRMGLAPADADHEDVREYLERDVPAEKCGFGHTAMIQFGREYCTARKPACLDDPEACPLADVCDQVGVYPETDEVVDPADAPD is encoded by the coding sequence ATGCCAGACGACGAACCCACGGAGAACATCTCCGGCGGCCCCGGTGGCGGCGGCATCGCCGCCGAGTTCCAGCCCGGCGAGGGTGCGACCCCCGCCGAAGCGGTCGTGGACCGCCTCGGTGAGATGTACTGGCAGAAAGCGTACGGTGGGCAGGACGCCTTCGAGTGCCTCGTGCGCACCATCCTGAGCCAGAACACGAGCGACAAGGCGAGCCAGCCCGCCCACGACCAGCTGATGGCCCGGTACGGCCCCGAGGACGAGCTGGCGGAGACGCTGGTCGACGTCTCCCAGGACGACCTCGCCGAGACCATCTCCGCTGCAGGGCTCTACAACCAGAAGTCGACGGTCATCCAGCGCGCCGCGGAGTGGGTCCTCGACGAGTTCGGCTCGACCACCGCGTTCGACGAGTACGTGCGAGACGGCAACCCCGACGACGTTCGGGGAACCCTGCTGGGCGTCAAGGGCGTCGGCCCGAAGACCGCCGACTGCGTCCTCCTCTTCTCGGGTGGTCGTGGCGGCGTCTTCCCCGTCGACACGCACGTCCACCGCATCGCTCGCCGGATGGGGCTCGCTCCTGCGGATGCAGACCACGAGGACGTCCGCGAGTACCTGGAGCGTGACGTGCCCGCCGAGAAATGTGGCTTCGGACACACCGCGATGATTCAATTTGGACGAGAGTACTGCACCGCCCGCAAGCCAGCGTGCCTGGACGACCCGGAAGCGTGTCCACTCGCGGACGTCTGTGACCAGGTCGGTGTCTACCCGGAGACGGACGAGGTCGTCGACCCCGCCGACGCGCCCGACTGA